One window of Buchnera aphidicola genomic DNA carries:
- the dapD gene encoding 2,3,4,5-tetrahydropyridine-2,6-dicarboxylate N-succinyltransferase translates to MIKKENNIEEIFDKKIKIKNYKITTQEKKHIYETISLLNSGKIRIAEKINDEWITHQWIKKCVLLYLYSSENKVIKTSSNTFYDKIPLKYRHYNESQFIRDSVRSVPNAIVRFGAFIDKNVVLMPSFINIGAYIGKNTMIDTWATIGSCAQIGRNVHISGGVGIGGVLEPLQSNPTIIEDNCFIGARSEIVEGVIIEKNSVISMGVYISQSTKIYDRKNKKIFYGRVPEGSVVVPGTLPSKHSDAHLYCAVIVKKVDSSTLRKTKLNSLLRNETTKQ, encoded by the coding sequence ATGATAAAAAAAGAAAATAATATAGAAGAAATTTTTGATAAAAAAATAAAAATAAAAAACTATAAAATTACAACACAAGAAAAAAAACATATCTACGAAACAATATCTCTCTTAAATTCTGGAAAAATTAGAATTGCAGAAAAAATTAATGACGAATGGATTACACATCAATGGATTAAAAAATGTGTATTGCTTTATTTATATTCTTCAGAAAATAAGGTGATTAAAACATCAAGTAACACCTTTTATGATAAAATACCTTTAAAATATCGTCATTATAACGAATCCCAATTTATTCGAGATTCTGTACGTTCAGTACCAAATGCAATTGTAAGATTTGGCGCATTTATCGATAAAAATGTAGTACTGATGCCTAGTTTTATTAATATTGGAGCGTACATTGGAAAAAATACTATGATCGATACTTGGGCAACTATTGGTTCATGCGCTCAAATTGGCCGTAATGTGCATATATCTGGGGGAGTCGGCATAGGGGGTGTATTAGAACCCTTACAAAGTAATCCTACTATTATAGAGGATAATTGCTTTATTGGGGCTCGTTCGGAAATTGTTGAAGGAGTTATTATCGAAAAAAATTCTGTTATCTCTATGGGTGTATATATTAGCCAAAGCACTAAAATCTATGATAGAAAAAATAAAAAAATATTCTATGGACGAGTTCCTGAGGGATCGGTTGTAGTTCCTGGAACACTGCCGTCTAAACATAGCGATGCACACCTCTATTGCGCGGTTATTGTAAAAAAAGTAGATTCTAGTACATTAAGAAAAACAAAACTGAATTCCTTGTTACGTAATGAAACCACCAAACAATAA
- the ilvN gene encoding acetolactate synthase small subunit translates to MRRILSILLENESGALSRVVGLFSQRGYNIDSLSVAPTENRKISKVTIQTFGNKKTIEQIEKQLQKLIDVHAVSEITKNNYIEREILLIKIQITNFKTLHTVNQLVEIYQGTIIDFSSEQYTIQISSTNHIIDSFLYIIKKSFVILDSSRSGVISISCR, encoded by the coding sequence ATGCGAAGAATTTTGTCAATTTTACTAGAAAATGAATCGGGAGCATTATCGAGAGTCGTTGGGCTATTTTCACAAAGAGGTTATAATATTGATAGTTTATCTGTAGCGCCTACTGAAAACCGGAAAATATCCAAAGTCACTATTCAAACCTTCGGAAACAAGAAAACAATTGAACAAATTGAAAAACAATTACAAAAACTAATTGATGTCCACGCAGTTTCTGAAATCACAAAAAACAATTATATTGAAAGAGAAATATTGTTGATAAAAATTCAAATAACAAATTTCAAAACACTACATACAGTAAATCAATTAGTAGAAATTTATCAAGGAACAATTATTGATTTTTCTTCAGAACAGTACACGATACAAATATCAAGCACCAATCATATTATTGATTCTTTCTTATATATTATAAAAAAATCTTTTGTAATTTTAGATTCATCTAGATCTGGCGTAATAAGTATTAGTTGTCGATAA
- the rsmH gene encoding 16S rRNA (cytosine(1402)-N(4))-methyltransferase RsmH encodes MEHIPVLLQESVRALNIKKNGTYIDGTFGLGGHSLAILKHLGPFGKLYAIDKDPYALKQGKKIIDSRFSLKYGNFSTQISSLIQKKNIDGILLDLGVSSIQLDIAERGFSFMKDGPLDMRMNPREGIPAWKWLKKTNKKKIEFILKAFGEEKYAKKISHAIVERNKKKIITRTLDLVEIIKRAIPKKDKYKHPATRTFQAIRIYINQEVEELKKTLNLAIKILKPKARLAIISFHSIESKIIKNCFKEHNHPLIIPRGLPITEKQIKKYEKKKIKIIKKIKPAYKETQINPRSRSAILRTAEILS; translated from the coding sequence ATGGAACACATACCTGTATTACTACAAGAATCTGTTAGGGCATTAAATATAAAAAAAAACGGTACATATATTGATGGAACATTTGGTTTAGGAGGACATTCACTAGCTATATTAAAACACCTCGGTCCTTTTGGAAAATTATATGCTATTGATAAAGACCCCTACGCACTTAAACAAGGAAAAAAAATTATAGATTCGCGTTTTTCTCTAAAATATGGAAATTTTTCTACTCAAATATCTAGCTTAATTCAAAAAAAAAATATTGATGGCATCTTATTAGATTTAGGAGTTTCATCGATACAATTAGATATAGCAGAAAGAGGTTTTTCATTTATGAAAGACGGTCCTCTAGATATGCGAATGAACCCTCGGGAAGGCATTCCGGCTTGGAAATGGTTAAAAAAAACTAACAAAAAAAAAATCGAATTTATTCTTAAAGCTTTTGGAGAAGAAAAATACGCAAAAAAAATTTCTCACGCTATTGTTGAAAGAAATAAAAAAAAAATAATCACGCGAACATTAGATCTAGTAGAAATAATAAAAAGAGCTATACCCAAAAAAGATAAATACAAGCACCCCGCTACCCGTACTTTTCAAGCTATACGCATTTATATTAACCAAGAGGTAGAAGAGTTAAAAAAAACACTAAATCTTGCAATAAAAATATTAAAACCTAAAGCAAGATTAGCAATTATTAGTTTTCATTCTATTGAAAGCAAAATAATAAAAAACTGCTTTAAAGAACATAACCACCCTCTCATTATTCCTAGAGGACTCCCGATAACTGAAAAACAAATAAAAAAATACGAAAAGAAAAAAATAAAAATTATTAAAAAAATTAAACCAGCATATAAAGAAACTCAAATTAATCCCCGGTCACGAAGTGCAATACTGCGCACTGCAGAAATACTCTCATAA
- a CDS encoding BamA/TamA family outer membrane protein, whose amino-acid sequence MLFKNFFFIFFLFVSTTISIDKISSVKDIFSNDVQSRRIALDLQAIQSQECINNKNMDFLKTAQDLFSKNNFVTINISKIKEKSIYTMNDRIMIDEVKFSGNQNISDKNIQGLLNQLNIQKNNLFNLYMFQKYFFLLKQMYNDSGYFNAHFGVDITLTPGNRVCIKLVISENAEFGVSRVIIRGNQSFSEEEILNHVSCYNTNSLWNYIICYKYTKSNVAVLLNDIKNFYMKHGFAAFKFDIVEIEPSKHNPQVSIIITVCEGSSDQIQTSNTQRLPHSWRQIDINKISNKLLNSFNAHNYINITKNKIKNVFISFRNAYDYVLNYAKVSRINKKILKHFLLNVDNPNLLNKKRYTKSKNMRKIALNQAIRQDKKGFFQTIKFTNLYSKLCKNHLFKPIRSYISQKLGIAHNIASSYLFQSQKNTRTTNIFTSYEKGRGLFVNFSILEKNLFNSGNQLYLKVLKNIYDTNLQLCLFKPLSIVKNLMLKSNLFLNILQKRGYLLRDGINKVLGLSCSLNSPTIKNKNFSIAGGYDSTNITYTSPHTALLRYLESFPKKRLLKKNIHNFFIHDYFLKCIFNFNKIKEKNFQKLGTQIQSIYKLVLPISDNCYHKLFISLNQYTLLKKIYNIIIHNFLEIGLGSSLGNRVFPFYENYKFYKKETNSAFKDNSIGTRAVYYHKKNELAPTINLKNGFSPDLNSSSSVLGGNIMVHANMEVLFPGIQTFKKLFKFFQAGLFIDLASIWDTQWKQGLPLSSVKNSIPCNKPSCPNISLGSFVRIHSFFCPLTFMFALPISAHDIPNHCLENFSINIR is encoded by the coding sequence ATGTTATTTAAAAATTTTTTTTTCATATTTTTTTTATTTGTTTCTACGACTATTTCTATTGATAAGATAAGCTCGGTTAAAGATATTTTTTCAAATGACGTTCAAAGCAGGCGTATAGCGTTGGACTTACAAGCTATACAATCGCAAGAATGTATAAATAATAAAAACATGGATTTTTTGAAAACGGCTCAAGATTTATTTAGTAAAAATAATTTTGTGACTATAAATATCTCTAAAATAAAAGAAAAATCAATTTATACAATGAATGATCGTATAATGATTGATGAAGTCAAGTTTTCTGGTAATCAGAATATTTCTGATAAGAATATTCAGGGATTGCTCAATCAGCTTAATATTCAAAAAAATAATCTTTTTAATTTATATATGTTTCAAAAATATTTCTTTTTGTTAAAGCAAATGTATAACGATAGCGGATATTTTAATGCGCATTTTGGAGTTGATATTACACTTACTCCAGGCAATAGAGTGTGTATAAAGTTGGTTATTTCGGAAAATGCAGAATTTGGAGTATCTCGTGTTATTATTCGGGGAAACCAGAGTTTTTCTGAAGAAGAAATATTAAACCATGTTTCATGTTATAACACTAACTCTTTATGGAATTATATTATTTGTTATAAATATACGAAATCAAACGTTGCAGTATTGTTGAATGATATAAAAAATTTTTATATGAAACATGGATTTGCGGCTTTTAAATTCGATATTGTAGAAATAGAACCTTCAAAACATAATCCACAAGTCAGTATTATCATTACAGTCTGCGAAGGGTCGAGCGATCAAATACAAACCTCTAATACACAGCGATTGCCCCATAGCTGGCGTCAGATAGATATAAATAAGATTTCAAACAAACTATTAAATTCATTTAATGCTCATAACTATATTAATATAACGAAGAATAAAATAAAAAATGTTTTTATATCCTTTCGAAATGCTTATGATTATGTGTTAAATTATGCAAAAGTCAGTCGAATAAATAAAAAGATATTAAAACATTTTCTCCTTAATGTCGATAATCCAAATTTACTTAATAAAAAACGTTACACTAAAAGCAAAAATATGCGAAAGATAGCGCTAAACCAGGCTATTCGTCAAGACAAAAAAGGTTTTTTTCAAACCATTAAATTTACAAACCTATACAGCAAGTTATGTAAAAACCATTTATTTAAACCTATACGCAGTTATATATCGCAAAAATTAGGAATCGCCCACAACATAGCTTCCAGTTATTTATTTCAAAGTCAGAAGAATACAAGAACAACAAATATCTTTACTAGTTACGAGAAAGGTAGGGGCTTATTCGTTAATTTTTCTATTTTAGAAAAAAATTTGTTTAATTCTGGTAATCAATTGTATTTGAAGGTGCTAAAAAATATTTATGATACTAACCTTCAGTTATGTTTATTCAAACCATTGAGTATAGTTAAAAATTTGATGTTAAAATCGAATTTATTCCTTAATATTTTACAGAAACGTGGTTATTTATTGCGTGACGGTATAAATAAAGTGTTGGGTCTGAGCTGCTCACTTAATTCACCGACAATTAAAAATAAAAATTTTTCTATCGCTGGCGGATACGATAGCACGAATATTACGTACACATCTCCCCATACAGCGCTCTTGCGATATTTAGAATCGTTTCCTAAAAAACGTTTATTAAAAAAAAATATTCATAATTTTTTTATTCACGATTATTTTCTTAAGTGTATTTTTAATTTTAATAAAATTAAAGAAAAAAATTTTCAGAAATTAGGTACGCAGATACAATCGATATATAAATTAGTATTGCCTATTTCTGATAATTGTTATCACAAACTTTTTATTAGTTTAAATCAATATACGCTATTAAAAAAAATATATAACATAATTATACATAATTTTTTAGAAATTGGTCTTGGCTCTTCTTTGGGAAATAGAGTTTTTCCCTTTTATGAAAATTATAAATTTTATAAAAAAGAAACAAACAGTGCTTTTAAGGATAACTCAATTGGAACTCGTGCTGTATATTATCACAAAAAAAATGAATTAGCGCCTACTATAAACTTAAAGAACGGTTTTTCGCCAGATTTAAACTCTTCTTCTAGTGTTTTAGGGGGTAATATAATGGTTCACGCTAATATGGAAGTATTGTTTCCCGGCATACAAACATTCAAGAAATTATTTAAATTTTTTCAAGCGGGTTTATTTATAGATTTAGCGAGTATATGGGATACTCAATGGAAACAGGGTTTGCCATTATCTTCTGTTAAAAATTCTATTCCTTGCAATAAACCTAGTTGTCCGAATATATCTTTGGGTTCTTTTGTTCGCATCCATTCTTTTTTTTGCCCGTTGACATTTATGTTTGCTTTGCCAATAAGTGCTCATGATATCCCTAATCACTGTTTAGAAAATTTTAGTATTAATATTCGATAA
- the rpsB gene encoding 30S ribosomal protein S2, producing MDVALMKDMIKAGVHFGHQTRYWNPKMKPFIFGVKNKVHIINLETTLPLFQSAIVALKKTIQYNGKILFIGTKRAASIAIKSIALSCNQFYVNHRWLGGMLTNWKTVRQSINKLKDLEQQSIDGTFDKLTKKEVLLRTRLLKKLENSLGGIKNMGGLPDAVFIIDTSYEHIAVQEANHLGIPVFAVVDTNSSPSGVNYIIPGNDDAVRSINLYLSILSQSLSKCYQKKKESLMLKKRLQAS from the coding sequence ATGGATGTTGCTCTAATGAAGGACATGATTAAAGCTGGAGTCCATTTTGGGCATCAAACTCGATACTGGAATCCAAAAATGAAACCTTTTATTTTTGGCGTAAAAAATAAAGTACATATAATTAATTTAGAAACGACTCTTCCGTTGTTTCAATCTGCTATTGTTGCGCTAAAAAAAACTATTCAGTATAATGGAAAAATTTTATTTATAGGCACCAAGCGAGCAGCAAGTATAGCGATTAAATCAATAGCTCTGTCTTGTAATCAATTTTATGTAAATCATCGTTGGTTGGGTGGAATGCTGACAAATTGGAAAACTGTTAGACAGTCTATTAACAAGTTAAAAGATTTAGAACAACAGTCTATTGATGGTACTTTTGATAAATTAACAAAAAAAGAGGTATTATTGCGCACTCGTTTATTGAAAAAACTAGAAAACAGTTTAGGCGGCATTAAAAATATGGGTGGTTTGCCAGATGCTGTTTTTATTATTGATACATCATATGAACATATTGCAGTGCAAGAGGCGAATCATTTAGGCATTCCTGTATTTGCTGTAGTAGATACGAATTCTAGTCCTTCGGGGGTAAATTATATTATACCCGGTAATGATGATGCTGTTCGATCGATAAACTTATATTTAAGTATTTTATCTCAATCTTTATCTAAATGTTATCAGAAAAAAAAAGAATCTTTAATGTTAAAAAAAAGATTACAAGCGTCATGA
- the frr gene encoding ribosome recycling factor, with product MIDFLSESTYVQMNKCFLLFKKHLTQVRTSRASPNLLDSIYVDYYGSETALCKLSNIIVENNNTLKITLFDVSIKNIVEKAIINSPLGLNPVSTNANIRVQVPALTESRRKDLIKMIRNDSESARVSIRNIRREANEKVKHSFKKKEINQDREQIIKKDIQKNTNFFIKKINEITHIKEQEILTI from the coding sequence ATGATTGATTTTTTGTCAGAGAGCACATATGTTCAAATGAACAAATGTTTTTTGTTGTTTAAAAAACATTTAACTCAAGTCCGGACAAGCCGCGCTTCTCCTAATCTCCTTGATAGTATTTACGTAGATTATTACGGATCAGAAACAGCTTTGTGTAAATTATCTAATATTATTGTAGAAAATAATAATACACTTAAAATTACTCTTTTTGATGTATCGATCAAAAATATTGTAGAAAAAGCTATTATAAATTCTCCTTTAGGATTAAATCCTGTTTCAACTAATGCTAATATACGAGTCCAAGTTCCAGCTTTAACAGAATCTCGTAGAAAAGATTTAATTAAAATGATTCGGAATGATTCAGAGAGCGCTCGTGTTTCAATTAGAAATATTAGAAGAGAAGCTAATGAAAAAGTAAAACATTCTTTCAAGAAAAAAGAAATCAATCAGGATCGAGAACAAATAATAAAAAAAGATATTCAAAAAAATACTAATTTTTTTATTAAAAAAATAAATGAAATTACTCATATCAAGGAACAAGAGATATTAACTATATAA
- the ilvB gene encoding biosynthetic-type acetolactate synthase large subunit has protein sequence MTLLSGAEMVIQSLIDLKIEVIFGYPGGAVLDIYDAIHTIGHKKIQHILVRHEQAATHMADGYARCTGKTGAVLVTSGPGATNAITGIATAYMDSIPLIIISGQVSSELIGFDAFQECDMIGISRPIVKHSFLVKKSEDIPLIFQKSYFLASRGRPGPVVIDLPKNILDQKIKKEYIWPKYKHIQYYQFIETKKNIKNIKKALKTLLKAKKPIIYAGGGVISANCHSELYNLATIFNIPVTMSLMALGSFPGNNPQNLSMLGMHGTYEANMAMHHSDVILAIGVRFDDRTTNNVEKYCPNATIIHIDIDPTSISKTITADIPVIGDAKKILKKILKIYHTNKTYYSIPNLERWWKKIKNWKNITTFHYSNSQKIIKPQHLIKIIHKMTKGDAYIASDVGQHQMFTALHYTFNKPRRWINSGGLGTMGFGLPAALGVKIAFPQEFVICITGDGSIQMNIQELSTAKQYGLAILIINLNNKSLGMVKQWQDIIYSGRHSHSYMKSLPNFMALAESYGHIGMQIKQSDEIIKKLKKAIKKVRSGSLVFVDVDVDPQEHVYPMQIKNGGMNDMLLKK, from the coding sequence ATGACGCTATTATCTGGCGCTGAAATGGTTATACAGTCTTTAATAGATCTCAAAATAGAAGTGATATTCGGGTATCCTGGAGGAGCTGTACTAGATATATACGATGCCATACATACTATAGGTCATAAAAAAATACAACATATTCTAGTGCGACATGAGCAAGCAGCTACTCATATGGCTGATGGATATGCTAGATGTACTGGAAAAACAGGAGCTGTATTAGTAACATCTGGCCCGGGAGCTACGAATGCTATAACTGGGATTGCAACAGCTTATATGGACTCTATCCCTTTAATCATTATTTCTGGACAAGTATCTTCTGAATTAATTGGATTTGATGCCTTCCAAGAATGTGATATGATTGGTATCTCGCGACCTATTGTAAAACACAGTTTTTTAGTTAAAAAATCCGAAGATATTCCCCTAATTTTTCAAAAATCATATTTCTTAGCTTCGAGAGGAAGGCCGGGACCGGTAGTAATTGATTTGCCAAAAAATATTTTAGATCAAAAAATAAAAAAAGAATATATTTGGCCTAAATATAAACATATTCAATATTACCAATTCATTGAAACAAAAAAAAATATTAAAAATATAAAAAAAGCCTTAAAAACACTTCTAAAAGCTAAAAAACCGATTATTTATGCGGGAGGAGGGGTTATTAGCGCTAACTGTCATTCTGAATTATATAATTTAGCTACGATATTTAATATTCCTGTAACAATGTCCTTGATGGCGCTCGGCTCTTTTCCCGGAAATAACCCACAAAACCTTTCTATGTTAGGAATGCACGGCACTTATGAAGCTAACATGGCAATGCATCATTCTGATGTAATTCTAGCTATTGGTGTGAGATTTGACGATAGAACAACTAATAATGTAGAGAAATATTGCCCTAACGCAACCATAATACATATTGATATTGATCCAACTTCTATTTCCAAAACTATTACAGCAGATATTCCGGTTATAGGAGACGCAAAAAAAATACTTAAAAAAATACTAAAAATATATCACACCAATAAAACTTACTACTCCATTCCTAATCTAGAAAGATGGTGGAAAAAAATTAAAAATTGGAAAAATATAACCACCTTTCATTATAGTAATTCACAAAAAATTATTAAACCACAACATTTAATTAAAATTATACATAAAATGACTAAAGGAGATGCCTATATCGCATCAGACGTGGGTCAACACCAAATGTTTACCGCTTTACATTATACGTTTAATAAACCGCGTCGTTGGATTAATTCAGGTGGATTGGGTACAATGGGCTTTGGATTACCCGCAGCATTGGGAGTAAAAATAGCATTTCCTCAAGAATTTGTAATCTGTATTACAGGAGATGGAAGCATTCAAATGAATATACAAGAATTATCCACTGCAAAACAATATGGTTTAGCTATCTTAATTATTAACTTAAATAATAAATCTTTAGGCATGGTTAAACAGTGGCAGGATATCATTTATTCAGGAAGACATTCGCACTCATACATGAAGTCATTACCTAATTTCATGGCTCTAGCTGAATCTTACGGACATATCGGAATGCAAATTAAACAATCAGACGAAATAATCAAAAAACTAAAAAAAGCTATTAAAAAAGTACGTTCTGGATCCTTGGTATTTGTGGACGTCGATGTTGATCCACAGGAACACGTGTATCCTATGCAGATTAAAAACGGCGGCATGAATGATATGTTATTAAAAAAATAG
- the pyrH gene encoding UMP kinase, whose product MKKIKYKRILLKISGEFLKSAAEGSINAVFIDDLIKQIQLLTKLGVQIGLVVGGGNLFRGSNLEKLGMRRTISDQIGMLSTVINGLSIYELMFKRHMQARIFASTTLAGVCERYRLDKVNKSFQSGAVVIFCFGLGIPLFTTDSSACVHGVEIQADIFLKGTKVNGVYSGDPRSNPSATLYQTLTYDDVLNKKLQVMDYTSLVLARENKLPILVFNMSDPKILYNIVTGKHPVGTLITE is encoded by the coding sequence ATGAAAAAAATAAAGTATAAGCGTATTTTATTAAAAATTAGCGGAGAATTTTTGAAAAGCGCTGCCGAAGGCAGCATCAATGCTGTATTTATTGATGATTTAATCAAACAGATACAGTTATTAACGAAGCTAGGTGTTCAAATTGGTTTAGTCGTAGGGGGCGGTAATTTATTTAGAGGGTCAAATTTAGAAAAGTTAGGTATGAGGCGAACTATATCTGATCAAATTGGTATGTTATCTACCGTGATTAATGGATTATCAATTTATGAGTTAATGTTTAAAAGACATATGCAAGCTAGAATTTTTGCCTCTACAACTCTAGCAGGTGTTTGTGAGCGGTATCGGTTAGATAAAGTTAATAAATCATTTCAATCGGGCGCAGTAGTAATTTTTTGTTTTGGTTTGGGTATACCATTATTTACGACTGATTCGTCAGCATGTGTGCATGGAGTAGAAATACAGGCAGATATTTTTTTAAAAGGAACGAAAGTAAACGGCGTTTATTCGGGAGATCCTCGAAGCAACCCATCAGCCACGCTATATCAGACACTAACATATGATGATGTTTTAAATAAAAAATTGCAAGTTATGGACTATACTTCATTAGTTTTGGCTCGTGAAAATAAATTACCTATCTTAGTATTTAACATGAGTGATCCAAAAATTTTATATAATATTGTAACGGGAAAGCATCCGGTTGGTACATTAATAACCGAATAA
- the map gene encoding type I methionyl aminopeptidase, producing MKTTLNNKYDIEQMRISGKITASVLEMIKPYVVPDISTDEINKICHNYIVNVKKAIPACLGYNNFPKSICISVNDVVCHGIPNKYELLKNNDILNIDVSIIKNGYYTDASKMFLVGKVNKKKFFLCKKTRKSLYLSLQCIRPGIKINNIGKIIQEYIQKKKLYIVREYCGHGIGRKFHEFPHILHYYEAHDTLTMQPGMIFTIEPMVNTASPYVKCMDDGWTVKTREGGYSAQYEHTILVTNNGCEVITHQKGEKIPKIFINI from the coding sequence ATGAAAACCACTTTAAACAATAAATATGACATTGAGCAAATGCGAATATCGGGAAAAATAACAGCTAGTGTTTTAGAAATGATTAAACCCTATGTAGTTCCCGATATTTCTACCGACGAGATTAACAAAATCTGCCATAATTACATAGTAAACGTGAAAAAAGCTATTCCTGCATGTTTAGGATATAATAATTTCCCTAAATCTATATGCATATCAGTTAATGATGTAGTATGCCACGGTATTCCAAATAAATACGAATTATTGAAAAATAATGACATTTTAAATATTGACGTTTCAATTATAAAAAATGGTTACTATACTGATGCATCCAAGATGTTTTTAGTAGGAAAAGTTAATAAAAAAAAATTTTTTTTATGTAAAAAAACTAGAAAAAGCTTGTATCTTTCACTGCAATGTATAAGACCGGGAATAAAAATAAATAATATTGGAAAAATTATTCAAGAATATATACAAAAAAAAAAATTGTATATAGTTAGAGAGTACTGTGGTCACGGAATAGGAAGAAAATTTCATGAATTTCCGCATATTTTACATTATTATGAAGCACATGATACCTTAACTATGCAACCTGGAATGATATTTACTATAGAGCCGATGGTGAATACTGCTTCGCCTTACGTTAAATGTATGGATGACGGATGGACAGTAAAAACGCGCGAAGGAGGTTATTCTGCACAATACGAGCATACAATTTTAGTTACGAATAACGGATGCGAAGTCATCACTCACCAAAAAGGCGAAAAAATTCCAAAAATCTTTATCAATATATAA
- the fabZ gene encoding 3-hydroxyacyl-ACP dehydratase FabZ has translation MKHTLSLNSILKILPHRFPFLLIDKVLDYKKNKYLYALKNITENDFFLRGHFPNNFIFPGVLIVESVAQSSGLLLFYCDDNGYKQGHTFCLAGIKNTKFITPVYPGDQMIIKVFFKKKICNIYLFQGIVVVNRIIACKSTISLSHL, from the coding sequence ATGAAACATACTTTAAGCCTCAACAGTATTTTGAAAATTTTACCTCATCGATTTCCTTTTTTGCTAATCGATAAAGTACTAGATTATAAAAAAAATAAGTATTTGTATGCTTTAAAAAATATTACAGAAAATGATTTTTTTTTAAGAGGTCATTTTCCTAACAATTTTATTTTTCCAGGCGTTTTAATTGTAGAGTCCGTTGCGCAGTCGAGTGGTTTATTATTATTTTATTGTGATGATAACGGATATAAGCAAGGTCATACGTTTTGTTTGGCGGGAATAAAGAATACTAAATTTATAACCCCTGTATACCCTGGCGATCAAATGATCATAAAAGTTTTTTTTAAAAAAAAAATATGTAATATTTATTTATTTCAAGGAATTGTTGTAGTTAACCGCATAATTGCGTGCAAATCGACTATTTCGTTATCTCATTTATAA
- the tsf gene encoding translation elongation factor Ts, with translation MIMEISIKLIKELRRKTGSGFVECKTALQKSNGNLMHAIDYLRTLGSCIAEGKALHSTQFGRIFIYQDSRIGVLLEVNSETDFVANNDSFKLFGQKIVDFSGMNKLFQLSELNKIFDSEKNSYIAKFRENIVIQRIQHVIGDQIGSYNHLGKIGVVLSGTISSLKSKDKNLKYIAMHIAASKPLYLTEKEIPEDALTRERNIQQKIAEKTGKNAHVLDAIVSGRMNKYINDITLMRQNFIINPKIIVGEYLKENNISINSFVRFQVGDNIV, from the coding sequence ATGATAATGGAAATTTCGATCAAACTTATAAAAGAATTACGTAGGAAAACTGGATCGGGTTTTGTGGAATGTAAAACAGCTTTACAGAAATCTAATGGAAACTTAATGCACGCAATAGATTATCTAAGAACACTAGGTTCATGTATAGCAGAAGGCAAAGCATTACATTCAACGCAATTTGGTCGAATCTTTATTTATCAGGATAGCCGTATAGGTGTTTTATTAGAGGTTAACTCAGAAACAGATTTTGTTGCAAACAACGATAGTTTTAAGTTGTTTGGTCAAAAAATTGTTGATTTTTCTGGTATGAATAAATTATTTCAGTTAAGCGAATTAAATAAAATTTTTGATTCAGAAAAAAATTCTTATATTGCTAAATTTAGAGAAAATATCGTTATTCAGCGTATTCAGCATGTTATTGGGGACCAGATTGGTTCTTATAACCACTTAGGTAAAATAGGGGTTGTTCTCTCTGGAACAATATCATCTCTTAAAAGTAAAGATAAAAATTTGAAGTATATAGCGATGCATATTGCTGCATCAAAGCCCCTTTATCTGACAGAAAAGGAGATTCCTGAAGATGCTCTAACTAGAGAGAGGAACATTCAACAAAAAATAGCCGAAAAGACAGGAAAAAATGCTCATGTATTAGATGCAATTGTATCTGGTAGGATGAATAAATACATAAATGACATTACATTGATGCGTCAAAATTTTATTATAAACCCTAAAATAATTGTAGGCGAGTATCTAAAAGAAAATAATATTTCTATAAATTCCTTTGTACGTTTTCAAGTTGGAGATAATATCGTATAG